TGTAATAGCTTTCTCTAAAAATTTTTCCCTGTTAAAAAAAGGGATAACTATAGAGAAAAAAACAGGTTTCTTCATTCCCTTAAATATTCAAAGTTTTCCCTTTTATCCCACGGAGGTAATGCCAAAAAGCCAAGGTAATCATCCTGAAATTTTGAAGCCCATACCCCATTCCAAACTTGAAACCATAAAGTGATTTGGCAGCCCACTTTCCGATTAATCGCTTTCGCATAGTTGGTAAGGTTAGCGAATCTGATATGAATAAAAGATTTCGAAGGCTGTAATATTCCCGTGCTAGGTTCTTTTTTTTCTTATAAAGCGGGCGATCAAAATGGGTACGATGATGATTTTCCCGAAGTGCCAAGAAAACTTCAGAGTTTACCAAGATTGCAAATCCCTTCCTGCTCGCCTTCAGGCAAAAATCCAATTCTTCAAATCCAAAAAACAAACTTTCATCGGGTTTTAATCCAGACTTAATTATATCAGCACTCACCAACATGGACATTCCCCCTGCCACAAAATCCACCTCAACACAAGTTTTTCTTTCCAATAATCGAGATTGAATTCGCTTAACAACACCTTTTTTCCGATCAAAAAAATGACCAACAGAACCGATAATTCCACAGAAAGGATTTTCATCTCGAATGCTAAGGAGCTTCTCAAAGGTATCCGGAAAAAAAGGGGGGTCGTTATCATCCGCCCAAAGGATCCAATCTAGACCCTCCTTTTCGCACAATTCGAGCCCCTTGACTGCCGCACCTGCAGGACCTGCATTATATCCCATTTGGTAATACTTTATTCTAGGATCCAGCAAACTGGCAATCGCATGATCGGTCTCCAGATTTTCCGAGTTATCGATCACCCAAATCAGTTCTGGCGCGACTGTTTGGGAAAACAGCTTTTCCAGCGTATCCAACAAGATTTGAGGACGATGGTAGGTAATCACAAATCCACCAAACCTCATCTCAAGCCAATTTCAGGAGTATAAATTTTCTTTGCCAAGGGAGGTAAATATGCCAATACAATCCTAAAAAGGGTGCTAATTTTTTTTGGCTTAAATTTCCAAGAGATCCATAAGTGCTTCCTTGCGGGTTCAAACCTGCCAAACCTCATTTCGATCACTCCAATATTTTGGTGGTAGAGGTGCTTGACATGTGCGTTGAGGTACTTGTCATGCTTTGCAAGAATACGCCGGATGGAATCCAGCATATTCTGTAAGTTTTTACTCCCTCCATTATGTGATTGATGGTAGATGAAATTCTCCTTTTCGATGTACTGCTTCTTCAAGGCAAGCTGATCCAAGCGAAAGAACAATTCGGTGTTTTCAGCAAATTTCAGAGCCTCATCATAGCCTCCCACCTTTTCAAAAATTGTCTTACGAATCATCCATGCCCCTGGAATCACTATCCCACGGTTGTTTTTGGATGCGGAGACAGAAGTTTCTTCTCCACTCGGGGACACCAGCCTCATGTTGCAATACACCAGGTCAGGTTCATTTTCCGTTCTGGAATAGAAATCCTTTAACCAAGATTCTGTCACGACATCGTCATCATCCAAGAAAATAAGGTACTCCGAGTTTGAATGTTGACATCCCACATTTCGGGCAGAACTCACGCCCAACTTTTCTCCTCTGTGAATGTACTTCATTTTTTCACCCCAATTCGCAAGATCGCTTTTCGCCAAAGGCAATTTGCTATCATCCACCACGACTAATTCGACTTCCTCAGAAATCTGAAGCTTGAGCAGATTAATCAAGCGAATCAGTGCCTTAGGTCGGTCTAGTGTAGGAATGATTATGGAAATCTTCAAGCGTTCAAGTAGTATGTATCCAGAATTTTTTATTGGATTTAAGTTGGGAGAATAGTGCTCTGGCTAAAGAAAAATTATCCCGAAAAGAAGCCCAACGGGAAGTTAAAATAGCCATAGCAAGATCCCTTTCCCATGAGGTGGACGTACCTGATCGAGTTATTCTATTTTTCAGTAAAAGTAACCCTGTCTTTAAAAATTGAAGAAAATAAGCCAACACAAACCTAGAAGAGGTGGACTTAGGATTTAGGAAAAACTGTCTATAGGCAAAAAGCAATGCACCTCCAGCGGCTGTACCTGACTTCATCTTGATTAAATAGTCTGTAGTCATTCGGGATTGTGGCATTGAATGAAAAAACTTCAAGCTTTCCTTGTAATGAATTTCGTAGCCCATCAACTGCATCAGCCAGCAAAGCTCCAAATCATCCCCGGATATCGCCTGTGTTTGGGTTCGGCCTGTCAGGTAAAAGCCATACCCGGAATCTATCAAGTCCAGCAAGGGCTTTTTTCGAAAAAAGGCCGCCGCACCATAAACGTAACCTGGAATCTCCTGAATTTTTCCCGATCGCTCAGCCTGAGGACCTAAAGCAAAACTTTTTTGGTAGCGACTCAGCCAAGCTGGTTCAATCCCTTCCAAAACCGGAATTCCATACCCTCCTAAGACCCCAAGATTAGGATTGGATTGGAACAGCTTGCTTCCCAAAGTTAGGTAGTCGGATGCCAAGGCATTGTCATCGTCACAAAATAAGAGTAAGTTATAAGTTGCCGATTTGATCCCTGTCAAGCGGGCATAAATCAAGCCTGCCTTGGGTTCAAAAATGTAGCTAGTTGGAAAATCAAAATGATCGTATAGCAGGTAATGCTTCAACCACTCACCTGTGCCATCGGTAGAGGCATTGTCCACCAAAATCAATTCTTTGGGCACCTCAGGATCAAGCTTTTGAATTGCCTCTAGCGTAGCAGGCAGCCGATCTTTCCCGTTGAAGGTGCAGAGAATTATACTGACTCCCTCTCCCATCAATCAGACTCCGAAAATTCGGAAAATGCCATTGGTCAGTTTGGATTTCAACTTGCGGCCTATCCGGTGCTTTAGTTCATTCGGTGGTTCTTTAAACTTCAGCAAAGGTTTTTTCTTGCTCAGGTTATCATATCCATTGGCCAACAGCTGTTTTTCGTAGTTGTCAAAAAGCTCCCTCAGCGCCCCTTCAGATTCCATATCAAACTCCGCAGATTGGATTCGTTCTGTCATCGTAGCCGCTCCGGGTTTGAATCCACTGAAATGGAAAAACACCAAAGGAGTTTCGGGATCATTCACGAAATATTCTTGCTCGCTTTTTCCCAGCTTCCGCTCGCTGAGGTTCCACCAGGCCATATTCCAGCCGGGATGCTTTACAGAAATTATTCCCTTGAAAAAAAGTGGAGCTAAGTCCATCCATTTCTGATCCACAAAAATTCCCCGGCACTTATCCAACTTGCAGTGGGTGGTCAGGCGGTCCTTCCACCACTGAATGATTCGGTCAGTCTCAGCACTACGCTGCATACCGATGTAGCCCAAATTATTGTAACCATGCTTAAGCGAAGCCAATTCTCCACGGACGAGATGCTCAGGAAGGCGAAGCAAATTGGGAGTAAGCTGAATACTGGCTTCCGATGTCCATTCGCTATCCAGCAATTCCGGAGATTGGTAAAACAGAATGTCCGGATCGATGTAATAAATGCAGTTCACCTCCGGATGATTATGAAACAGGTATTCAAAATAAAAGGGCTTCACCGCCGTATTGAACTCAATGATATTGTATTCAGCCAGCATGGTCTCAAACTCTGGATAGCCCAAGTCAAAACAAGGTAAAAACTCAACACCACACCAAGCGGAATAATCGATTTCAGGATGGATACGATCCACCAAGCCAATAATCAAACGAAGATCGGGATCAAAGGCCTTTAAGGACTTGCCTAATGAAAGGGCGAAAGGCAGATAATTATTCGAGCAGAGGGTGAAGTACAAGGAGGTCAAGGGGGGAATTATTAATCTAAAAGGGGTTTCCGAAGGATGTATTTATAGTAAAGAATTCTGAAGAAAAAGGAAAAGGGCTTTGCTTGTATTCTAGTAACCAATCGATAGTATTGGCGATACCGCTGGTGGATCAAATAACCATGTTTAGACCCAATATAGAAAAACATCCGCTTTCTTCTCTCCTCTACTAAAGAACCCATAACTGAACCTTTCCTTACCCGATAATCGAATAGTTGTTCTGGAATAAAATAAGACCTCCAAGAAGTTTGACCCATTCTAATCCATAGGTCCCAATCTTCAAATCCTATCAAATCTGGATGTTCATCAAATTCCCCCACTTCTAAAAAGGCCTCCCTCCTAACAAGGGTACACATATCAATGTAATTTCCTACTAATAACCTATCCATGGAATATTCAACAGTCTCAAAAACTTTTAAAGAATCTGATATATCCCCAAAAAAAGCGGGTCGACTATAAACCATACCAATACTTGAATCTTCGGTTAAAATTTTCAGGCTTTTTCCAAGGTATTCCGGACGGATTAAGTTATCGCTATCTAAAAAAAGGAGAAACTGTCCAGTTGAATGCTTGACACCTAGGTTTCTTGCTGAGGCTGGGCCAGCATTTTCTTTAGTTAATATCTTTAATGTAGGATCTGATTTTAAATCAGCTAAGACTTGTAAAGTGATTAAATCTGTAGAACCATCATCGACAATTAGTATCTCATAATCTTTAAAGACCGATTCAGAACAACTTACCAATGCTTCCAATAGAAACGCACCAGAATTAAAGCAGGGAATTATAATAGAAATCATTTTAAAAAAGCATTCCCCTTCTTTGATTTGTTTCTAACAGAGATGACTTCAAACAAAAATGGTAAGAGCTTGAACCAAACAATAACTTCAAAATAATATTCATTCAATTTCAATTTCAACAAATATATAAGTGATTTTTTAAATGAATTAAAAATAACTATGAAAAGGCTGTAAATAAAAGATGAATTAATATTTGTGAGTTTGGCAATCGTTTCAAAGACTTCTCTTTTAACTTTCGTATTCCATCTCTGAGAAATAGTAATAGCTCCAGTAGAATAATGTCTGATTTTCGAATCCAAAATCAAATAATTTTTATACTCAAAAAATTTTAAACGATTGTAAAAATCAATATCCTCACAATAATGAGGAAAAATAGGATTAAAACCTCCAATTTTTTTCAATGTATCCACTGGAATAAGCCATGCAGCAGCATTTACAAAGCCTATTTCAATGCAAGATTCATTCTTGAAGAAGAAATTAGACAGTAGGTTTTTAGGGCCTGATCTTCGAAGAAAATATTCAAAAATAGGTTCTAAAGCATCTCCAGACCAACTTAAATGAAGCGGTGAAATAAAACCGAAGTCCTTAATTTTATTTGCCTGATCCAGTAATTTTTCAATAGCATTAGGTTCAAGAATAGTATCTTGATTTAGAAAAAAAACATACTCATAATTATTTTCAATAGCATATTTAATTCCAATATTATTAGCTTTTCCAAATCCAAGATTTTTATTGTTGCATATTAATTCAACATAAGGGAAATCATCTTTTATTATTTCTATAGAACGATCATTGGAGCAATTATCTATAATTAATACTTCTGTATTAATTGTTGAAAAATTGATTGAGTGAAGACATTCTTTAATGAATTTTGACCCATTATATGTAACAATTAAAATAAGAACTTTCAACTAATCTTATTTTTAAGAGACTTTATCAAATCCCAAGGTTTAAAGATTGAATCAATCAACCGATACCGAAATCCGGATTTAAGTCTTTTGATTTTTGCAGCCACAATTTCCTCAACCATAATTTTCTCATTGATGGGATTGGTAAACAAGGAATCCATATCCAATGTAGCAATAGGTTGATTGGAACAGATGGCAACAAGGTATTCCGGATGGAATCCTGCCCGGAGATCAAAGCCCTGAAAATCGCCTGTAAAAAACCGAAAAGATGTAGAACTAAAATCCTTGTCCACCATTAAGGATCCTTTCACATATTTTTGTTGGATAACCTTGGCATTTTCAAAATAGCGGTGGATAAGATCCCGAAATTCCCATTCGTACAACTCCTTTTCATGAAAAGGATTTGAGTAGTTGACTTCGTCTGAGTAAACGGATTTTTCAGGCGTGGAAATGATCAAAATCCCATCGGGCTTCAAGACCCGCTTGATTTCTGCAAATGTTTGTTCGTGATCCGAGACATGTTCCAAGGTTTCAAAAGAAACAACTACGTCAAACGAGTGATCGGGACTGGGAATTTCCAGAATACTCCCTTGAATAAATTGTAAATTTTCTTTAGGATAAGAAGCCCTCGCATGGTCTATGGCTTCCTGAGCCAAATCCACTCCGATTACCTGGCTGGCTTCCTTGGCTAGCAAAAAACTTCCATATCCCTCCCCTGAGGCAATATCCAATACGTTTTTGTTTTTGACCATTTCTAGGCAAATGGCATATCGATGCAAATGCTCCATGGCGGTTTTATCCAAGGCTCCTGGCATCAACCGCTCTCCTGTAAATTTCAAGGAACTCATCGTTTTTTTAAGAATCCTTTGGTGTTGAAGGTCGCACTTTCCCCAAAAAAGTTGACCCATTTCAAGTCTATGGAAAATTCAGGATGTTTTGGAAGAAACTCTTCAATGGCTTTCACAGGGCCTCCTCGATAGGTTTTTTTCCTATCCAAATCATCGATAATCCCATCTTCTACAATCAAATAAGAGCCCTTAGTAACCAAAGGCGCAAACTTGGAAATCGCCTGAAGGGTGTTTTGGTAATAATGAGAAGAATCTTCAATAACCATGATGGTCTCATAGCCAGATGCCAAATTCAAATCATAAGCATCCCAACCCTCATGAAAAGTGGAAATTCTGGGATGGGATTTGACTAAATCCGGGGCTTCATCAGTGATGTCAATGGTGTGAATCTTTCCTTTACCCATATTTTCCATCAAATCTGCCATATATAAGGCACTTCCACCTTTGTTGGTGCCGATTTCAATCAGCAAGTCTGGCTGGATCTCAGAAAGAATCATCTGATACATCACATAGTCAAAAGGACATTTTACACAGGGAACCCCTCTGTAGGTAACCTGATGGTGGCCTTTGTCAATTCCTTCTAAGGAATAGGATTTTTTTCTTTTAAACATTAGCTAACTGATTTTCTAATTTCATTCCAATTAAATTTTGGTCTCACTAGCCCTGGAAAATATCCCCCATAAATTCCTCTGGCAGAAGTTCCGTCTACTTGATCCACGATGGTGAGAGAAAGTATTTTTTCCTCGTGTTGATACACTATAAAGGGAGAATAACTCATCAAGGCAACGGAAAAATAAATAACTCCCTCTGTAAAAAAATGAGAAGGAATTTTAACAGAGGATGTATACGTGCCTTTCTGAAGAGGAGAGGGATTCACCATGTAGTCTACGTGATGGGAAGTAAATAAGTGATCTCCTTCCTCATTGTGTACATTGATCCCCGGTGAAACAGTCAATCCATCCTTATTGACTTCAAAGGTTACTTCCACTTCCAGCTCTTGCCTTACATCTGCAAAGATTTTCAACACTTGTTGTTTGGATTTGACTTCTACTTTTCGAATAGAAACTTCCTTTCCTTCCCCCTGCAAAAGGATCCTAGCACTAGTTTCATTTTCATGAGTACCCAAGTATTTCTTGATGGCTAAGCTTGGATTACCTTCAAAACTCACAAGACCATTTTTTAAGACTAATACTCTGGAACAAAGTCTCGTCACAGCATCCATTTGATGGGAAACAAAAAGTACCGTTCTTCCCTGTCCTGCCACCTCTTTCATTTTTCCCAAGCACTTTTTTTGGAATTCATAGTCCCCTACCGCCAAGACTTCGTCTATGATCAGAATTTCAGGATCTAGGTGGGCAGCCACGGAAAAGCCTAACCGGACTTTCATTCCGGAGGAATAAAACTTGACAGGCGTGTCGATAAACTTCTCTACCCCGGAGAAGTCGATGATTTCCTCCAGTTTGGAATCTATTTCCCGTCGGGTCATCCCGAGAATTGTCCCGTTCATGTAGATATTTTCTTTTCCACTGAGTTCGGGATGAAAGCCCGTACCTACTTCCAAGAGGGAGGCTACCCGTCCCTGGATTTCAATCTTTCCAGATGTCGGGTCGGTGATCTGGGAGAGTATTTTAAGTAAGGTGGATTTCCCTGCGCCGTTTTTCCCAATGATGCCCAAAACCTCTCCTACCTGTACCTCAAAGGAAATGTCTCTCAAGGCCCAGAAAACGGAATCATCTTCTTGAGCAAATTGATTTAATTGGGTAAGTTTTTTTAGGTTATGAATAGGATACCTAAAGAAGCTTGAAATCTGTTCGACAAGGGTTTCAGGTGATTTTTCTCTAAGACTTATCCTATATCTTTTTGACAAATTTGAAACAGAAATTATCGGCTTAGACATTTTCTTCTCTTAATTTTAATTCACCATCAAATCCTATAAACTGCCTCCAAAATTGAGGTTCATATTTTCCCCAGCCATGACAACCAAAAGGTAATTGGTGATTGTTTAATCCAAAACAATGCAGAGGACATGCTTCAAAGCTAAAACACAAAGCATCGTTCAATCCCGCTACTTTAAACCAAGAAAATTTTCTGGGGATTACTTTGGACCAAAAGATATCCTCATTTTTATCTATTAAGGTAAAAATTCCTTTGAGCTTTGAAAAGCTAAACTCCTTGCAAGAATTGGAAAAGAACTTCCAAGAGTTTTTCCTTACCTCAACATATTTAAAATTATACTTAAAAACAATCCACAATCGAATCAGGAAATATTTCCAATGAAACACCCGAATAAAATCATCGACCTTTCTCAATGAAAGTCCTCCATTCCCAACCCCTATAAATTCAATTTTATTTTCTATTTGTCTAAACCACGGGGCACCCACATAAGAATACCCTTTGGATAACCAATAATCAAGGTTTTCAGAAAAAACATAAGCATCCAACTGGAAAATAAGGATAAATTCAAAATCTGAAAATCGACTATAAAATTGATGACCCCTCAAAAACTTATTGTAACCATCCAAGGAATCAAAGAAATGCCTTGGGAAAAATTGGGTAGAAAAATTCTGGTCATGCTCAATGAATTCTTTCTCATACTGGCTTAAATCAAGACCAGGGTAGGTAAATACAATGATGTCAAACTTGGCTAAATTACTAAGACAGGATCGTAAAGAAATTAACTCTTCTTTGCTAGGAGCCTGCTTATAAACTGGGATTAAAACTGCTAGCTTTTTCACTTTAAAAAAATCCTTTTTATCAATACCATACCCGTTCAAAGCCCCCTATTTTTCTCTTAATTTTACTTTCCCAAATTTTGGTCTGTCGGATACCCAAACCAATTGATTTTTTTATCCCTTTAGATCGGGTAATTTTTGGACCTTCAAACACCTGTTCAAAGAATATTAGGAGCCTTTCCTGATCAAAATATTCTGTCAATTGATTTCCATTAAAAATCGGTTGCTTAATAAAATCCTGGTAGGCTTCTTCGTTTTCATTCAGTTCCTGGATTCGTTGGATCATGGCCTCATCGGAATCAAAATCATGCCGATTGATAATCCTTCCCGGATTAAAATCTCTTTCTATGCAAGGACTTCCCCAATAAATGGGAATACATCCGGCAATAAAACAATCCATAATCTTTTCCGTCACGTAGCCTGGATATGAGCTGTTTTCGTAGGCAATACAGAATTTATAAGGCCTCATGAATTCAATTTTATTTGGAACCGGCCCCCCCAC
Above is a window of Algoriphagus sanaruensis DNA encoding:
- a CDS encoding glycosyltransferase codes for the protein MRFGGFVITYHRPQILLDTLEKLFSQTVAPELIWVIDNSENLETDHAIASLLDPRIKYYQMGYNAGPAGAAVKGLELCEKEGLDWILWADDNDPPFFPDTFEKLLSIRDENPFCGIIGSVGHFFDRKKGVVKRIQSRLLERKTCVEVDFVAGGMSMLVSADIIKSGLKPDESLFFGFEELDFCLKASRKGFAILVNSEVFLALRENHHRTHFDRPLYKKKKNLAREYYSLRNLLFISDSLTLPTMRKRLIGKWAAKSLYGFKFGMGYGLQNFRMITLAFWHYLRGIKGKTLNI
- a CDS encoding glycosyltransferase, which translates into the protein MGEGVSIILCTFNGKDRLPATLEAIQKLDPEVPKELILVDNASTDGTGEWLKHYLLYDHFDFPTSYIFEPKAGLIYARLTGIKSATYNLLLFCDDDNALASDYLTLGSKLFQSNPNLGVLGGYGIPVLEGIEPAWLSRYQKSFALGPQAERSGKIQEIPGYVYGAAAFFRKKPLLDLIDSGYGFYLTGRTQTQAISGDDLELCWLMQLMGYEIHYKESLKFFHSMPQSRMTTDYLIKMKSGTAAGGALLFAYRQFFLNPKSTSSRFVLAYFLQFLKTGLLLLKNRITRSGTSTSWERDLAMAILTSRWASFRDNFSLARALFSQLKSNKKFWIHTT
- a CDS encoding glycosyltransferase family 2 protein is translated as MKISIIIPTLDRPKALIRLINLLKLQISEEVELVVVDDSKLPLAKSDLANWGEKMKYIHRGEKLGVSSARNVGCQHSNSEYLIFLDDDDVVTESWLKDFYSRTENEPDLVYCNMRLVSPSGEETSVSASKNNRGIVIPGAWMIRKTIFEKVGGYDEALKFAENTELFFRLDQLALKKQYIEKENFIYHQSHNGGSKNLQNMLDSIRRILAKHDKYLNAHVKHLYHQNIGVIEMRFGRFEPARKHLWISWKFKPKKISTLFRIVLAYLPPLAKKIYTPEIGLR
- a CDS encoding CmcI family methyltransferase — protein: MFKRKKSYSLEGIDKGHHQVTYRGVPCVKCPFDYVMYQMILSEIQPDLLIEIGTNKGGSALYMADLMENMGKGKIHTIDITDEAPDLVKSHPRISTFHEGWDAYDLNLASGYETIMVIEDSSHYYQNTLQAISKFAPLVTKGSYLIVEDGIIDDLDRKKTYRGGPVKAIEEFLPKHPEFSIDLKWVNFFGESATFNTKGFLKKR
- a CDS encoding class I SAM-dependent methyltransferase codes for the protein MSSLKFTGERLMPGALDKTAMEHLHRYAICLEMVKNKNVLDIASGEGYGSFLLAKEASQVIGVDLAQEAIDHARASYPKENLQFIQGSILEIPSPDHSFDVVVSFETLEHVSDHEQTFAEIKRVLKPDGILIISTPEKSVYSDEVNYSNPFHEKELYEWEFRDLIHRYFENAKVIQQKYVKGSLMVDKDFSSTSFRFFTGDFQGFDLRAGFHPEYLVAICSNQPIATLDMDSLFTNPINEKIMVEEIVAAKIKRLKSGFRYRLIDSIFKPWDLIKSLKNKIS
- a CDS encoding ABC transporter ATP-binding protein, producing the protein MSKPIISVSNLSKRYRISLREKSPETLVEQISSFFRYPIHNLKKLTQLNQFAQEDDSVFWALRDISFEVQVGEVLGIIGKNGAGKSTLLKILSQITDPTSGKIEIQGRVASLLEVGTGFHPELSGKENIYMNGTILGMTRREIDSKLEEIIDFSGVEKFIDTPVKFYSSGMKVRLGFSVAAHLDPEILIIDEVLAVGDYEFQKKCLGKMKEVAGQGRTVLFVSHQMDAVTRLCSRVLVLKNGLVSFEGNPSLAIKKYLGTHENETSARILLQGEGKEVSIRKVEVKSKQQVLKIFADVRQELEVEVTFEVNKDGLTVSPGINVHNEEGDHLFTSHHVDYMVNPSPLQKGTYTSSVKIPSHFFTEGVIYFSVALMSYSPFIVYQHEEKILSLTIVDQVDGTSARGIYGGYFPGLVRPKFNWNEIRKSVS
- a CDS encoding glycosyltransferase family 10 domain-containing protein; translation: MIHLKFVDHYKEFVPETDRIFTFLQNHFQVKLVDQNPDFIIYSSWGIEHLKYDCPKIFYTGENHRPNFFLCDYALGFDFIDRPNYLRVPLYSILWYYDFSTLVFPKHLETIQQNPKSKFCCFVASNGGAKERNKIFEKLSLYDLVDSGGKVMNNVGGPVPNKIEFMRPYKFCIAYENSSYPGYVTEKIMDCFIAGCIPIYWGSPCIERDFNPGRIINRHDFDSDEAMIQRIQELNENEEAYQDFIKQPIFNGNQLTEYFDQERLLIFFEQVFEGPKITRSKGIKKSIGLGIRQTKIWESKIKRKIGGFERVWY
- a CDS encoding DUF5672 family protein, which translates into the protein MKKLAVLIPVYKQAPSKEELISLRSCLSNLAKFDIIVFTYPGLDLSQYEKEFIEHDQNFSTQFFPRHFFDSLDGYNKFLRGHQFYSRFSDFEFILIFQLDAYVFSENLDYWLSKGYSYVGAPWFRQIENKIEFIGVGNGGLSLRKVDDFIRVFHWKYFLIRLWIVFKYNFKYVEVRKNSWKFFSNSCKEFSFSKLKGIFTLIDKNEDIFWSKVIPRKFSWFKVAGLNDALCFSFEACPLHCFGLNNHQLPFGCHGWGKYEPQFWRQFIGFDGELKLREENV
- a CDS encoding glycosyltransferase family 2 protein, producing MKVLILIVTYNGSKFIKECLHSINFSTINTEVLIIDNCSNDRSIEIIKDDFPYVELICNNKNLGFGKANNIGIKYAIENNYEYVFFLNQDTILEPNAIEKLLDQANKIKDFGFISPLHLSWSGDALEPIFEYFLRRSGPKNLLSNFFFKNESCIEIGFVNAAAWLIPVDTLKKIGGFNPIFPHYCEDIDFYNRLKFFEYKNYLILDSKIRHYSTGAITISQRWNTKVKREVFETIAKLTNINSSFIYSLFIVIFNSFKKSLIYLLKLKLNEYYFEVIVWFKLLPFLFEVISVRNKSKKGNAFLK
- a CDS encoding glycosyltransferase family 2 protein, whose translation is MISIIIPCFNSGAFLLEALVSCSESVFKDYEILIVDDGSTDLITLQVLADLKSDPTLKILTKENAGPASARNLGVKHSTGQFLLFLDSDNLIRPEYLGKSLKILTEDSSIGMVYSRPAFFGDISDSLKVFETVEYSMDRLLVGNYIDMCTLVRREAFLEVGEFDEHPDLIGFEDWDLWIRMGQTSWRSYFIPEQLFDYRVRKGSVMGSLVEERRKRMFFYIGSKHGYLIHQRYRQYYRLVTRIQAKPFSFFFRILYYKYILRKPLLD